The proteins below come from a single Vanessa tameamea isolate UH-Manoa-2023 chromosome 15, ilVanTame1 primary haplotype, whole genome shotgun sequence genomic window:
- the LOC113398441 gene encoding uncharacterized protein LOC113398441: protein MNIKMLKALIPKKFLCRYPLSTGAIVGSITLMCVTIICIVALIVQVLLMKNCANCTAYVWRNAYSFSITGVIYCFIMFAMHGWLMWGIKEKKSSILLSWVVITSMWLSQTFFLLITLICMHSSEINFVAWILCLVLGLIAIGVLTYFVLIVFGLWQEVKHLREKSVNITMSTDK, encoded by the exons atgaatataaaaatgcttaAGGCTCTCATTCCGAAGAAATTCCTGTGTCGATATCCTCTCAGCACAGGTGCTATTGTCGGGAGTATTACATTAATG TGTGTCACAATTATATGCATTGTAGCTCTAATCGTCCAGGTCTTGTTGATGAAAAACTGCGCGAACTGTACCGCCTACGTGTGGCGGAACGCTTACAGTTTCAGCATCACCGGCGTCATTTACTGCTTCATTATGTTTGCTATGCACGGTTGGCTGATGTGGGGAATTAAAGAG AAAAAGTCTTCAATCCTGTTGTCCTGGGTGGTAATAACATCTATGTGGCTATCACAAACATTCTTCCTGCTAATCACTTTGATATGCATGCACAGCTCCGAAATCAATTTCGTAGCTTGGATTCTCTGTCTCGTTCTTGGGCTTATCGCTATAG GTGTGCTAACTTACTTCGTCCTCATCGTGTTTGGACTTTGGCAAGAAGTAAAACATTTACGAGAAAAAAGTGTTAATATAACAATGTCTACGgataaataa